A genomic window from Quercus lobata isolate SW786 chromosome 10, ValleyOak3.0 Primary Assembly, whole genome shotgun sequence includes:
- the LOC115964365 gene encoding uncharacterized protein LOC115964365, with translation MSVARLLAESDDRESKKAKRMASPMLGFSDEDKVGTIQPHDDALIVMLRIGGYDVKRVLVNQGSAVEVMYLDLYKGLNLKPEDLTAYDSLLVRFEGKTVTLRGQIRLLIQIGSDVVEVDFIVMDAYSPYTAIVARPWLHALGAIFSTLHQKVKYPSEGQVGSKKL, from the coding sequence ATGTCTGTAGCTCGGCTTCTCGCTGAAAGTGATGATCGGGAGTCTAAGAAGGCCAAGAGGATGGCCTCACCTATGTTGGGCTTCTCGGATGAAGATAAGGTTGGAACCATccaaccccacgatgatgctCTGATCGTCATGCTCAGGATTGGGGgatatgatgtgaagagagtgTTAGTCAATCAGGGCAGCGCTGTGGAAGTAATGTACCTcgacctatacaaggggctgaatttGAAACCCGAAGATTTAACGGCATACGATTCCCTTCTGGTACGCTTTGAAGGGAAGACTGTTACTCTAAGGGGCCAGATCAGACTGCTCATACAAATAGGCTCAGACgtagtggaggtggacttcattgtgATGGACGCCTATTCACCCTACACAGCTATTGTAGCTAGGccttggcttcatgccctaGGGGCTATTTTTTCTACCCtgcaccaaaaggtgaagtacCCGTCGGAGGGTCAAGTCGGGTCAAAGAAGTTATAG